The segment AAGGAACATTTCCTGAAAAACCACGATCTCTTCTTGGGTATTTTTTGTTATTAGTATAGTTACTCACTTTTTTACCAAAATGAACATGGGTCAACACACCAGATTCTTCAATTTTCATCACATAAGAAATCAATGGATTCGACAAATGAAAAACATTTGTATCCGAATCGAATGCAATCAACGATTGTCTTTTCATTTCTTCACCTCACAAATTTTTAGAAACCGTTTACTTTTTAACTAACTCCTGTATACTGTTTACTAAACATATTTGTCAATAACTTTTTTTATATTTCTTAAAGGAGTGATTTTATGGTAGGGATTCGTGATGTCGCTCGAAAAGCGAATGTCTCTCCTGCAACTGTTTCACGCATATTGAATCAAGATAAGACAATCCATGTCGCACCAGAAACAAAGAAACGGATTTTTGAAGTTGCAGAAAAATTGAACTATGATATCAATAAACGAAAATATATTAAAAAACGAATGCCATCGATCGGTGTGATCTCGACGATCAGTAAGGCAAGTGAAGCACAAGATGTCTATTACAAAGAATTACGTATGGGATTAGAAGAAGAAGCAAACCGCCTGCATATTGGCATGAATCGCATCTACAATCTCTCTGACAATCCCAAGGAATGGAAAGACTTAGATCAACTAGGAGCGATCATCGTAGTTGGAACAGTGACGAAGCAGTCGATCACTGATCTATTGACACAAAATCAGCATTTGATCGTTGTTGATAATCCTGATATCCAACAAGAAGTCGATATGGTTTATGGAGATTTGGAGCGAATGACCAAAGCTGTTTTAGAGTTGTTTCTAGAGAGTGGGCATCAACGGATCGCCTATATCGGTGGCTACCAAGTCGATATGGATGAACGAGGAGGCAAGACGATCAATCCAGATGAAAAACGCATCCGTGCCTATTTGCATTTCATGTCCGATCACCAGTTACAAGATTACAGTACGCACTATCTGGGAAATTGGACCGAAGAAGACGGTGAACGATTAGCTGAAGAGCTGATCCAAAGCTCTGATCCACTACCAACCGCACTCCTTGTAGGAAGCGATCCAATGGCAATCGGCGTCTATCGCACAATGAAAAAACACCATTTGGCCATCGGTAAAGACATCATGATCGCCAGCTTCGACAACATTGAAGCAGCCAGTAAACTAACTCCTGGCTTGACCACCGTCCAAATCAATGCCAATTCCATCGGTAAAGCCGCCGTACGCTTAGCCGTCGAAAGAATCGACCAAATCCGCGACGAACCCATTATTTTGACCTACCCCACCCGATTAGTGGTAAGAGAAAGCTTTGTGCCAAAGAGGTCGTGAAAGGCGCGTTCAGCACTGAGGCATAAGATAAAAAAATAGAAAATGGCTCTTTCATTTTTTATTTTTTTGGCTTATGTCCGAAGTGTTGCGCCTTGAACACCGTTTATCAGAGATCGTGAGAAAGCCGGTCAGCTCCGAGCAGTAAGGCGGAAATTGGGAAAATAGCTTCTCATATTTTTTCAATTTTCGACTTAATGTCGTAGGAGTTGGCTTTCGAACACCGTTTATCGAAGGTCGTGAAATGAGCGCTTTGACCTGAGCAGTAAGATAGGAAATCGGAAAATAGCTTCTCATATTTTTCGATTTTTTAGCTTAGTGTTGAATATCAGCTCCAATAATTGATTTTTTTCAGCAAAAAAAAAACACTAAAAACAACTGGGTTGTTCTTAACGTTTTTTCTGAATACTTGGTTTATCGGCGTTTACTTAATTCCAGACCTCTTCTGCAATACTCTTGATCAACGCAATTTTCTGCCATTGCGCTTCTTCTGTCAAGATATTCCCTTCTTCGGTGGAGGCGAACCCGCATTGTGGGCTTAAACATAATCGATCTAAAGGGATGTAACGAGTAGCTTCATAAATTCGCTCAATGATTGTTTGACGATCTTCAAGTTCGCCGGATTTTGAGGTTATCAGTCCTAATACTACGAGTTTTTCTTCACTAACTTTCGCAAGTGGTTCAAAACCGCCTGAACGATCGTTATCATATTCTAAATAATAGGCATGAACATTTTCTTCCGTAAATAATGGCTCAGCTACAGCATCATACCCGCCAGCTGCTGCCCAGGTGGAGTGGTAATTCCCTCGACAGACATGGGTATTCAAAATCAAATCTTGTGGTTGATTTCCAAGAACCGCATTATTGATTTGTAAATAGGTCTGCGCCAACTCTTTGCGAATCTTGCTTTCCTCTTTATCACTCTCTGCTAAAAATCCTTCTGGTAAAGGTGCTACTAATACGCCCCACGTACAATCATCCAATTGGATCGTTCTGGCGCCTGCTTCATATAAATCTGCGATCACTTGCCGATAGGCTGTTACGATATCTTGAAAAAGTTCTTCGTTTGTCGGATAGATGGCACGAACATGAGGCAAAATGTCTGGACGTAACAACTCCACTAACAGTTGAGCTGGGGCTGGAATGGTTTGCTTTACTTCGATGCCCTCGGTCGTATAGTTACGGGTAAACCGAAAATGGTCCACAAAAGGATGGCTCTCTCCTGTGATTTTTTCTGTTACAATCACCGTTCCTGGACGTGTCTCTTCTCCGTTAAACTGATAACCACGCTCAGGTACAAAAAACTCGATACCTTGTAAACCAAAGAAAAAGTCCAAATGCCACCAACTCCGACGAAACTCACCATCTGTCACCGCATGTAAGCCAGCAGCTT is part of the Enterococcus mundtii genome and harbors:
- a CDS encoding LacI family DNA-binding transcriptional regulator, producing MVGIRDVARKANVSPATVSRILNQDKTIHVAPETKKRIFEVAEKLNYDINKRKYIKKRMPSIGVISTISKASEAQDVYYKELRMGLEEEANRLHIGMNRIYNLSDNPKEWKDLDQLGAIIVVGTVTKQSITDLLTQNQHLIVVDNPDIQQEVDMVYGDLERMTKAVLELFLESGHQRIAYIGGYQVDMDERGGKTINPDEKRIRAYLHFMSDHQLQDYSTHYLGNWTEEDGERLAEELIQSSDPLPTALLVGSDPMAIGVYRTMKKHHLAIGKDIMIASFDNIEAASKLTPGLTTVQINANSIGKAAVRLAVERIDQIRDEPIILTYPTRLVVRESFVPKRS
- a CDS encoding 5-methyltetrahydropteroyltriglutamate--homocysteine S-methyltransferase, whose translation is MTTRSTSPFRYDIVGSFLRPEKLKKARKAYNESLISATDLKEIEDETIIELIKKQEAAGLHAVTDGEFRRSWWHLDFFFGLQGIEFFVPERGYQFNGEETRPGTVIVTEKITGESHPFVDHFRFTRNYTTEGIEVKQTIPAPAQLLVELLRPDILPHVRAIYPTNEELFQDIVTAYRQVIADLYEAGARTIQLDDCTWGVLVAPLPEGFLAESDKEESKIRKELAQTYLQINNAVLGNQPQDLILNTHVCRGNYHSTWAAAGGYDAVAEPLFTEENVHAYYLEYDNDRSGGFEPLAKVSEEKLVVLGLITSKSGELEDRQTIIERIYEATRYIPLDRLCLSPQCGFASTEEGNILTEEAQWQKIALIKSIAEEVWN